A region of the Flavobacteriaceae bacterium MAR_2010_188 genome:
TAGGGCATCGATATCGGCTCTGAGCGCAATTACTTTTCCTGGATTATTTCCTTTTAAAATGCCTACCACACCGGTATGAGCCACGCCAGTTTGCACCTCCAATCCCAAAGATTTGAGATGGGCGGCAATTTTATCAGCCGTTTTAAACTCTCTGTTAGAAAGTTCTGGATGTTCATGAAAATCACGTCTCCATTCAATCACTTTGGATTCAATATCGGAAATATCTTTATCGAGTCCGTGTTGGGAAAATGATATAGTTGCGCACAATAAGCAACAAGCTACTAGGGTAAAAATCTTCATATTGATTATAATTTTAAAATTGTGTAACCTTTTTTATCATATTGAATTAAAGTGGTCATTGCTGAGAGCGCCATTTTCACATTTTCATTTAATTCATCTTTATCAATTTCGCGAAAGCCAGCTGTCTGTCCACATAAAATAATGTCGACTCCAGCATCCGATAGGGCTTTGATTAATTTTGTGTTAGGATTTGGCATTCCAAACTTTGCTTGATAGAATTCATCTTTCAAAATATCCTGCCATGCACCTCCATGTATCACCATCGCAACATTAAGCTGCTCTTTTTTGAAGCCGGCCGCGGCGTGCATATTTAGAAAACGTGCTGCTGTTTCGATGAGTTTGTTCATCACATTTCGGTCGTCGGCAGAGCTAGAAATATCGAAAATGACCGACATATTTTGAGTGGTATCGACTGCGACATCTTTATCTTCAACATTAAAGGTTTTTCCGAATTCAGGAATTATGATACCATCGGTTCTTGTATCTTGTGAATAGGACATAGAAGTGCTTATTAATAATATAAAAATTAGGGAACTAAGTGTTTTCATTTGAAGAATTGTTGTGATTTTAAAGATATTCAAATTAATCAACTTGCATCCTCAGAACTTTCAACTGTTTATAAATTTTGACGAGTTCGTTTAATATTCCGCCCCACAATGGCTAAATTCGGAACTTAAAAAACTTATTGAATTGGAGAAATATCTAAGTCAGTTGAATGAAGCTCAATTGGCTCCTACACTACAGAAAGATGGCCCTATGATTGTAATCGCCGGCGCCGGTTCTGGAAAAACCCGTGTGCTTACTTTTCGAATTGCCTATCTAATGAGCCAAGGAGTCGATTCCTTTAATATCCTTGCGCTAACATTTACTAACAAAGCGGCCCGAGAAATGAAATCTCGAATCGCGAGTATCGTTGGTGATACTGAAGCAAAAAACCTGTGGATGGGAACTTTTCACTCGGTTTTTGCTAGAATTTTAAGGGTTGAAGCCGATAAATTGGGCTATCCGAGCAATTTTACCATTTACGATACCCAAGATTCCCAAAAGTTGATTTCTGCTATTATCAAAGAAATGGGATTGGATAAGGATGTTTATAAATACAAGCAGATTTATTCTAGGATTTCTTCCTATAAAAATAGTTTGATAACGGTAAAGGCCTATTTTCAAAATCCAGAACTGATTGAAGCGGATGCTATGGCAAAACGCCCTAGAATGGGCGATATCTACAAGGAATATGTGAACCGTTGTTTTAAGGCGGGCGCGATGGATTTTGATGACCTTCTTTTAAAGACAAACGAACTTTTAACGCGTTTCCCAGAGGTGCTTGCGAAATATCAGAATAAGTTTAGATATATTCTGGTAGACGAGTATCAAGATACCAATCACTCTCAATATTTAATTGTTAGGGCGCTTTCAGACAGATTCCAGAACATTTGTGTAGTTGGGGACGATGCACAAAGCATTTATGCTTTTCGTGGAGCCAATATCAACAACATTCTCAACTTCCAGAGAGATTATGACGAGGTTAATGTTTATAGGCTAGAACAGAACTATCGTTCTACCAAAAACATAGTAAATGCTGCGAATTCAATTATAGATAAAAACCAGACCAAACTAGATAAAATCGTTTGGACCGCAAATGATGAAGGCGGTAAAATTAAGATTCACCGCTCTATGAGTGATGGGGATGAAGGTCGTTTTGTCGCCAGCACCATTTTTGAACATAGAATGCAAGAGCAGCTCAGCGAAAGTGATTTCGCGGTCTTATATAGAACCAATGCTCAATCTCGTGCGATTGAAGATGCTCTGCGCAAGAGGAATATACCATATAGGATTTACGGTGGCTTGTCATTTTATCAACGAAAAGAGATTAAGGACGTCCTTTCTTATTTGCGATTGGTGATTAATCCAGCCGATGAAGAAGCTCTAAAACGGGTCATCAATTATCCAGGAAGAGGCATTGGTCAAACTACCATCGACAAACTCATCGTTGCTGCAAATGGTTATAACCGAACGATTTTTGAAGTACTTCAAAATCTCGATAAAGTTGATATCGGAATCAATTCTGGCACCAGAAACAAGTTGAAAAACTTTGTTACCATGATTGAAAGTTTTCAGGTGATGAACCAGACTGCCAACGCTTTCGATTTGGCAGAACATGTGAGCAAGGCGAGTGGGATTATTAAAGAAATGAACAAGGATGCCACGCCTGAAGGAATTTCTAGATTAGAAAATATTGAAGAACTCTTAAATGGTATCAAGGATTTCGTTGAGGGACAAAAGGAGTTGGCAGATGCAACCGGAAGCCTTGCCGAATTTTTGGAAGATGTTGCACTTGCGACAGATTTAGATAATGATAAAGGAACTGATGATAGAGTTGCGTTAATGACCATACATTTAGCCAAAGGACTAGAATTTCCTTATGTCTTTATAGTTGGTTTGGAAGAAGATTTATTTCCATCGGCAATGAGCATGAGTACCAGAAGTGAATTGGAGGAGGAGAGAAGGTTATTTTACGTTGCGCTTACCCGAGCCGAAAAGCAAGCATATCTAACCTACACACTTTCTAGATACCGCTGGGGTAAACTGATAGATGCAGAGCCGAGCCGATTTTTAGAGGAAATTGATGAACGTTATGTCGAAAATATTACGCCTATTGAAGACCGACGTTTTAACCCGATGTTGAGTGCGGACATATTTGGTGATGTAGAGCCAAACGTTATTCGTTATAAAAAGCCGGTTAGTAGGAAAAAGGAAAATACTCCACCTAAATTCATTCCACCAAAATCATTAAAACCGATTAGTACCGCAAACTCAAAAGCCAACTTGTTCGATGGAGAGTTGGTTGTTGGAAATATAGTAGAACACCAAAGATTCGGAAAGGGTGAAGTCTTAAAGATTGAAGGTGTGGGTGGCGATAAAAAAGCGGAAATAAACTTTGAAAATGGGGGCGTGAAAAAGTTATTGCTCCGATTTGCAAAGCTGGCCGTATTAGGGTAATTTTAGGTTATGGCAGAATTTATAAGGATTTACGAAGAAAATCCAAATGCTAAAGCTATCAAAAAGGTAGTTTCAGTTTTAAAAGATGGTGGATTGATTATTTACCCGACCGATACCGTTTACGGATTGGGCTGTGATATCACCAATACCAAAGCCTTAGAGCGGGTAGCCCTGATAAAAGGAGTAAAGCTAGATAAAGCCAATTTTTCATTTATTTGCCACGACCTTAGTAATCTTAGCGATTACGTAAAACAAATTGATACGACCACTTTTAAAATCTTAAAAAGAGCGCTTCCAGGTCCTTATACCTTTATTTTACCCGGAAGCAATACCTTGCCTCCAGCCTTCAAAAAGAAGAAAACGGTCGGAATCCGGATACCGAAAAATAATATCGCCTTAGAAATCGTAAAGGCATTGGGTAACCCGATTATTTCAACTTCTATCTACGACGAAGATGCTGTAATTGAATACACAACCGATCCAGAATTGATTCTAGAAAAATGGGATAATTTAGTCGATTTGGTCATTGACGGTGGTTACGGGGAGAATATTGCTTCTACCGTAATCGATTTATCCGAGGATGTTCCGACAGTTATTAGGGAAGGCAAGGGGAGTTTAGAAATCCTATAAAATTTCAATTACCAGAATTAATTTGATTTAATAGAATCTCCACAGCTTTTATAAGTTGGCTATCCTTATTTTGAAGAGATTCACCCAATGGTCTACTGACTTCATAGTCTACCGGTCTTGGGTTTAATTCCATGTCCTCACCGGTGCTATCTAGAACTCCTAATCGTGGTAAACGTAGAGTGGAACCGTCGTAAAGTTTAGAATTCCAGGTGAAGATAATCCATCCTGCAGTGGGTTCTCCAACAACTTTTCCTAATTTTAAAGAGCGATAACCTTCAGTTAAATCCTCTGCATCTGAGAGTGAGTGTTGATTTGTAACCAGCACACTTGGCCTTTCTAATGAACGTTGTCCTAAAGCACTTCTGGCTGGATAGTTTCCAAAACCTCGCTCCTGAAATGTTAAATACCCTTTTCGAGATAGAATATCAATTATATATGGATTAACAAATCCTCCGTTGTTATTCCTAATATCAATCACGACTCCTTCTTTTCCTTGATTTTCGGCA
Encoded here:
- a CDS encoding DsrE/DsrF-like family protein, translating into MKTLSSLIFILLISTSMSYSQDTRTDGIIIPEFGKTFNVEDKDVAVDTTQNMSVIFDISSSADDRNVMNKLIETAARFLNMHAAAGFKKEQLNVAMVIHGGAWQDILKDEFYQAKFGMPNPNTKLIKALSDAGVDIILCGQTAGFREIDKDELNENVKMALSAMTTLIQYDKKGYTILKL
- a CDS encoding tRNA threonylcarbamoyl adenosine modification protein, Sua5/YciO/YrdC/YwlC family, with product MAEFIRIYEENPNAKAIKKVVSVLKDGGLIIYPTDTVYGLGCDITNTKALERVALIKGVKLDKANFSFICHDLSNLSDYVKQIDTTTFKILKRALPGPYTFILPGSNTLPPAFKKKKTVGIRIPKNNIALEIVKALGNPIISTSIYDEDAVIEYTTDPELILEKWDNLVDLVIDGGYGENIASTVIDLSEDVPTVIREGKGSLEIL
- a CDS encoding DNA helicase-2 / ATP-dependent DNA helicase PcrA, with the protein product MEKYLSQLNEAQLAPTLQKDGPMIVIAGAGSGKTRVLTFRIAYLMSQGVDSFNILALTFTNKAAREMKSRIASIVGDTEAKNLWMGTFHSVFARILRVEADKLGYPSNFTIYDTQDSQKLISAIIKEMGLDKDVYKYKQIYSRISSYKNSLITVKAYFQNPELIEADAMAKRPRMGDIYKEYVNRCFKAGAMDFDDLLLKTNELLTRFPEVLAKYQNKFRYILVDEYQDTNHSQYLIVRALSDRFQNICVVGDDAQSIYAFRGANINNILNFQRDYDEVNVYRLEQNYRSTKNIVNAANSIIDKNQTKLDKIVWTANDEGGKIKIHRSMSDGDEGRFVASTIFEHRMQEQLSESDFAVLYRTNAQSRAIEDALRKRNIPYRIYGGLSFYQRKEIKDVLSYLRLVINPADEEALKRVINYPGRGIGQTTIDKLIVAANGYNRTIFEVLQNLDKVDIGINSGTRNKLKNFVTMIESFQVMNQTANAFDLAEHVSKASGIIKEMNKDATPEGISRLENIEELLNGIKDFVEGQKELADATGSLAEFLEDVALATDLDNDKGTDDRVALMTIHLAKGLEFPYVFIVGLEEDLFPSAMSMSTRSELEEERRLFYVALTRAEKQAYLTYTLSRYRWGKLIDAEPSRFLEEIDERYVENITPIEDRRFNPMLSADIFGDVEPNVIRYKKPVSRKKENTPPKFIPPKSLKPISTANSKANLFDGELVVGNIVEHQRFGKGEVLKIEGVGGDKKAEINFENGGVKKLLLRFAKLAVLG